The Methanocaldococcus jannaschii DSM 2661 genome has a segment encoding these proteins:
- the hypD gene encoding hydrogenase formation protein HypD codes for MININDRALIKKAIDKINKLAEKIDKLKIMHVCGSHEHTICKYGIRDVLPENITVVPGPGCPVCVTTQKEIDTAIYLADNGYVITTLGDMYRVPGSEKSLMEKQSEGCDVRIVYSISEAVKMAKKERDKKFVFVAIGFETTAPTTGAELISLKNKDVNNFFILNCHRQTPPVMEFLLNEGVYLDAFICPGHVSTITGLKPYYGLCEKYKAPMVVAGFEPIDVLMAIIMILKQVISGEAKVENEYIRAVKPEGNVLAQKIINEVFESIDVPWRGFPVVKNGGFGLREKYKKFDIYEHEDIPEIKEKIPKGCICDKILRGEKLPTDCPLFGTVCTPLNPVGSCMVSDEGTCRIFYKYRRI; via the coding sequence ATGATTAATATCAATGATAGAGCCTTAATAAAAAAAGCCATAGATAAGATAAACAAACTTGCTGAGAAGATAGATAAATTAAAGATTATGCACGTCTGTGGAAGTCATGAGCACACAATCTGTAAGTATGGGATTAGGGATGTTCTGCCAGAGAATATAACCGTTGTTCCAGGGCCGGGTTGTCCAGTTTGTGTAACAACTCAAAAAGAGATAGATACAGCCATATATTTAGCTGACAATGGATATGTAATAACCACTCTTGGAGATATGTATAGAGTGCCGGGAAGTGAAAAATCTTTGATGGAAAAGCAATCTGAGGGTTGTGATGTTAGAATTGTCTATAGTATAAGTGAAGCAGTAAAGATGGCTAAGAAGGAGAGAGATAAGAAGTTTGTTTTTGTGGCAATAGGTTTTGAAACCACTGCTCCAACTACTGGGGCTGAACTAATAAGTTTAAAAAATAAAGATGTTAATAACTTCTTTATCCTAAATTGCCACAGGCAGACTCCTCCAGTTATGGAGTTCTTGTTAAATGAGGGAGTTTATTTAGATGCATTTATATGCCCAGGACATGTTTCAACAATCACCGGATTAAAGCCTTATTATGGGTTGTGTGAAAAATACAAAGCTCCAATGGTTGTTGCTGGCTTTGAGCCAATAGATGTGTTAATGGCTATAATAATGATTTTAAAGCAAGTCATCAGTGGAGAGGCAAAGGTTGAAAATGAATATATTAGAGCAGTTAAGCCAGAAGGTAATGTTTTAGCTCAAAAAATAATAAATGAAGTTTTTGAAAGCATAGATGTTCCTTGGAGAGGTTTCCCAGTTGTTAAAAATGGTGGTTTTGGATTGAGGGAGAAGTATAAGAAATTTGACATCTATGAGCATGAGGATATTCCAGAGATTAAAGAGAAAATTCCTAAAGGTTGTATATGTGATAAGATTTTGAGAGGAGAGAAACTGCCAACTGACTGCCCATTGTTTGGAACGGTTTGCACTCCATTAAATCCAGTTGGTAGTTGTATGGTTTCAGATGAGGGAACGTGTAGGATATTTTATAAGTATAGGAGGATTTAA
- a CDS encoding uroporphyrinogen-III synthase — translation MKVVITRPKERADVFASLLKKEGFEPIIFPTLEIVYNKDLDVNLDSYDWIAFTSPSGVIGLYNILTENERENVKNKKIAVIGEKTAKTFKKYFGRDPDIMPNEYTAESLLREIKKVSKEEEKFLIPTTPSTRDVLKNNLNADLLFVYKSAEPENLKEDIKKLKELIAKDKFILTFTSGLTAKNFFKYVDDEFAEIIKDNYIVAIGPITAKVIEKFGFKPLIPKVYTIEGMLEVIRTLKER, via the coding sequence ATGAAAGTTGTGATAACGAGACCTAAGGAAAGGGCTGATGTTTTTGCCAGTTTATTAAAAAAAGAAGGGTTTGAACCAATAATATTTCCAACATTGGAGATTGTATATAATAAAGATTTAGATGTTAATTTAGACAGCTATGATTGGATAGCTTTTACCTCACCAAGTGGTGTTATTGGACTATACAATATACTAACTGAAAATGAAAGAGAAAATGTAAAAAATAAAAAAATTGCAGTTATTGGAGAAAAAACAGCAAAAACTTTTAAAAAATATTTTGGTAGGGACCCAGATATAATGCCTAATGAATACACTGCAGAGTCCCTCCTAAGAGAGATTAAAAAAGTTTCTAAAGAGGAGGAAAAATTTTTAATCCCAACAACACCATCAACAAGAGACGTTTTAAAGAATAACTTAAATGCTGATTTGTTATTTGTGTATAAATCAGCAGAGCCAGAAAACTTAAAAGAGGATATTAAAAAACTAAAAGAGTTAATAGCAAAAGATAAATTTATTCTAACATTTACAAGTGGATTAACAGCTAAGAATTTTTTTAAGTATGTGGATGATGAGTTTGCTGAAATTATAAAAGATAACTACATAGTCGCCATTGGTCCTATAACTGCCAAAGTTATTGAAAAATTTGGTTTTAAACCATTAATTCCTAAAGTATATACGATTGAAGGGATGTTAGAAGTTATTAGAACATTAAAGGAGAGGTAG